A region of the Parasteatoda tepidariorum isolate YZ-2023 chromosome 7, CAS_Ptep_4.0, whole genome shotgun sequence genome:
CTAAACCATAAAAGCTGATAACTAAAAGAATTCTGCTCTCATCGGATCAACAGATATTCGACTTGGATTTTCTTGTCTATTAATTCCTTTTCCGAAACTATTGTTCCAGGAAAAGCTGAAAATCAAAACTAAGTTGGGATGTTGGAatacattatttacataatgTAATGCTTAAATTGTgcattattagaatattattctGATATAATATCATTTATCAAAAAGTGGGAGAACGTTACGTTCGTAATGTGAGAAAAGCCCACATAGGTTGCGTTTCTGGTTTATTTAAAAGCACCATTTTCATTTTGCACCATAAGCTTAGTTGACTTTGAATGGCAACAtagttaatgaaaaagaataagttttctttctaaaaagatattttatgttgtagaaaaataaagagtttaaaaagaattgagtgggatttttttctcttttttttgtttaacctACCTTTTTTTGTCCTCTcccgaaaagaatttttatttggaattttgtaAACATGTACCTTTATGTTTTTATGCTTATAACTTGAGATTTCAGCTTTTAGTTGCTACCGCGAAAAAGAACTGATTACTTCCTTCGAACATCATAactttatttcagttaaaaaatatttgccatgcttcaaattggaaaataataacaataacaggGATACAGTTttcgaaataaaacaaatattttcccaCGTGTAGCAAATTTAATGAGAATGAATGAATTACTTTCTGAATTTTactttgatataatatttttttttaatttttagcatttcaaggaaatatttattatttgcgaatgcaaaaaaaaagcaaaaaaatcatacattcttgattaaatagtttttatttcctgAAGTATCGGTagctataattatttatatcactAACACCAAAGAAAATACCACGAAATTCTTTTGCATTCAGAGAagtaaaactcaaatttttgatattcaacAATAACCTAAGCTGTActtcgttattttttaatatgatttcgttatttttttcatgtgtacatttatgtgatattttttaacgaaaaaagaGTTCTCGAATATTGGACGAAACTGATCCCTCATTTATATGTCAACTAAGTATACTGATGGagctgtcaaaaaatttttaatttttattttagtagtaAGTGATTTGCAAAACGGGATGATACAGAAGACAGTACACAAACTTACtagctacactgtaaaaattatgttacaataCCTATGCgaatttgaagtttaaataattgagtattattacaaataaataccgAATCGAGTTTTCATTAGCACTTTAAAGTGTGCAGTTAAATCTAAACAccaacaatttataaatttttacaccatGTCAAATGTTTTTGCTCCATTCTTGGCTAGCAACAGGCCGGAAGACGTTCTGTTTTTAATTCTCCGtaagctttgaaaaataaaagaatattgtaatttttttaatgttataagtaataaaatcaatgaCAGGAGACTCCAGCTGCACTTTATGAGCAAGTTAACATAATTAGAAACATTATTTCTGcagaaattaacttttcttattttcgaTATATAATGGAGGAAATCGAAGCATAATTAGGCTTAGTTATTGACACCAGTACCTGCAAGAGTGTAATTTCCAACATCATAGCCGATTATTTGCCAAGTAATTTAAATCTCGGATTGAGTTTTCAAACTGATCATAGCCTATTTAATACCAAGTGAGTTTCAATCCTCTTTACTGATTGAACCAATCCCCAATCAATCTTTTAATCTTCTTGTCGGATTAATATGACAAAAtgaacttgtaaatttttttaataaatttgtatgcTTTCAGTTgggtaataataattaataaattttcataagaagATTTACATAAGTCtgtcaattttataaaacaattttatgatatttaacttCTTATCACTTCAATTTTAttaagcctagttcgaattcATATGATTATTGGCGCAGTGCTGTGTGTGTGtttgattaacaaactaatttaatttcaagtataTATGAATCCCAAATTTATGATTCTTGCTCTACGCTGTATCGTAAAAGTAACTATACTGATTCGCATGGGTATCatatataactgtaaatttatattttagtgttattgAATAACAACCATGATGGCTGTTATTTTAGACcatatagtaaaaagaaaattctacgTGATTCACTACACCAAGAAAAATCCTTGGTTTCGGTGTATTGGAAACACCGCTTTGGTGTAAATTAGTTGCCACTATTTTTGgtgaaaagttttataatgtatgttttttagGTACAGTTCTTAGCAAAAGTTGAGTAttcaagcttttttattttaactttaattttctttattttgtgttaaatcTATCAAAACACAACACCCAAACCTGACGAAGCACCTGACCTAATTTTTTCGGGGATCTTTCTTTTAACTTCAATGGGAATGACACGTAATTTTGACCACCATCAGCCGACGTGAACAGCACCTGACCTGGTACCCACTACTCCCAATCAACGAGCTAGAATCAATGAGAAGAGTTTCAGCTTCGACACTTATACATATATACTTTGCTGTGTATACAAGCTAATTGTTTTGCTGGCTGCCAGGATCGAACTCATGACCATCAGCTCTCCCTCAGAGGTGTGCAAAATGCTTCAAAACTCATGCTATGCTTAACACACAAAAGTACCCACAAATGCAATATTCATCTGCTTTCCTTCGAGATTGCAAATACATAATGTCACGTTTTAAAACCTACTTTACGATTATATATGCTTTGTAGAAGCAAATATATAGcttgtgtttataaaaatattttttttcttaacgaattgaatattaaattaattaataacttcgtatttaaatttagaatttaaaattccaaactcCGTGTCAATTATGCACTGTAAAAGAAATCCCGAAACGTTTCTGAATATATGGGGCATGTAGTTTTCAAGAACGTTTCTCAATATTTCGGATACCTAATGTGAGGCTAGGCTACCAacaatgtcaaccgtcatcaATCAAAGGTATCGcaagatagaatcgagttaacatgtcttttaTACTAGAGaattagattttaatagttGTAGTGGTTACTACGACAACCTAACGAAATCAAAAAAGATAAcctaacaaaataaacaataactaTAGTGTTGCCAAATAGATAGAGAGATACCAGAGTTTATGGTaccacataaataaaatatgtgtataaatattttttttttcattcagctttctttaaaactgaaaacaaattcagttcttttctttttacgtttctgaaattattcttattaacgAGAATTTCTACactgttacttttatttacataaaattggcACTTTTATTGACactgttacttttatttacataaaacttttacaaacatAAACTTTGCTGTAGGAAATACATCTAAAACAATTATGTAGTTATGTAACAGACATATAGTTATGTAACTTTACTAAAGGCAAAagcaatttagaaatatataatgaaatagaaTGTCTTTCTTTCTATAATGTAGTAAAATAATGCGTAATGACCTGAAAAAGGgctcttattcttttttttgttgctacaaATCGAAAGATAAGGATTCCGTTTGGCTTCTTTTATAGGAGAACTATCAAGAGTGATTTGGCGATAGGTAAATGTTACCTGACATTTCAGACTGTCGTTATCATTTTATTCACTAACTGAATCCTTTATGTTTTGTAATCACAAAacattgaatatatatttttctacatattttgtgaagttatgttttatttaacttaagagaaaaaaaagttttgtttatagacctaaacaagaaaaacaaaatttgttaagaCTAGGCAATCGAGATTGATAAAGTAAATATGACTCAATTGTAATGAACTTTCcgaaatctaaataaatttgtttcaaaatgcaGAACTGTTTAATTGCGTTTAAACCATTATCATTGTTAGCGTTAAAACACTTGCTGCTGCTGAACAAATGGTTGACAATTTCATGGTGATATATCATTGATGATAGTAACGCTTCATTATAACatcaaaatagtttagtatCTTGCAAACAGTTTCAATTCAATGCATagaattattatgtaaattttaataagaatagtaataaaaatgaatttttttcttttttttatactcaaTACCTTGACtcattatttttgacattttagttttatttagttaaattaagcAGGGAACTGAAAGACATATATCAACTCAATAAGatagccaaaataatttttttttaatttatcatattttgtacCCTTTTCCTTTTACGTTTTATCCGATTAAGCAAAATACGTTTTTAGAAGTCCATccatcaaaattttgagtattcAGTATGATTTGGAGTGATGTTGCTGCTCGAAGCAAAATCATAATAATCAAACAACTTCCTGCGCTGCTCATCTCTTTCGTGgaactgtgaaaaaaatatcttttacagTATCTATATNCTCGTTACCATCTATAaactgatatataataaataaattatttaacaaaaaatacgatgcgcataagcacataatattttacactctggttatttcagtttccgtttttagaagcgctatatgttgagccacccaatctagatttggcatgtgacatttttagcggcaattattggttgattttctcgcgttgccattcggagagttgtaatgaggcattttttttatcgccgtgtaagagaaatatatatatagatagatagttgtagtggtagctacgacaacttaacaaaatcaaaaaagataacctaacaaaataaacaatagcTATAGTGTTGCCAAATAGATAGAAAAAATACCAGAGTTTATGGTAccacataaataaaatgtgcgtgtaaatatttttttccattcagcTTTCcttaaaactgaaaacaaatttagttttttttttacgtttctgaaattattcttattaacgAAAATTTCTACactgttacttttatttacataaaactgttacttttatttgcataaaacttttacaaacatAAACTTTACTGGAggaaatatatctaaaaaattatatagtcaTATAACAGTCATATAGTTATAAAACTTTACTAAAGGCaaaagcaatttgaaaatatataatgaaatagaatgtctttctttctataatgttgtaaaagaataagaataagTAATGACctaaaaaaaaaggctattattctttttttgctaCAAATCGAAGTATAAGGATTCCTTTTGGCGTCTTTCACAGAAGAACTCTCAAGAATGATTTGGCGACAAGTAAATGTTACCTGTCATTTCAGACTGTCGTCATCATTTTATTCACTAACTGAATCCTTTATGTTTTGTAATCATAAAacattgaatatatatttttctacatattttgtGAAGTTATGTCTTATTAAACTTAGAAACAGTTTTGTTTATAGACCTAAACAgggcaaacattttttttaactgggcAATCTAgatggataaaataaatatgattaaattgcCATGAACTTTctgaaatctaaataaatttgtttcaaaatgcgGAACTGTTTAATTGCGTTTAAACCATAATCATTGTTAGCGTTGAAACACTTGCTGCTGCTGAGGAAATTGTAGACAATTTCATGGTGATATCACTGATGACAGTAACGTTTCATTATAACATCAAAATAGTTTAGTGTTTCGCAAACAGTTTCAATCCAATACATAGAATTATTATGTAAGTTTCCTTAATAAACTcctgtttttgaaaattgcaacaccatgaaggaatagtcataattgaatgaaatttactacacagttgagtggtagtggtacaaataaattattgaactttcaaagcaaacaaacaataacaagagatcgaaatcagtattttgtgtagCCACCACGCACCGCAATAAGCGCTgctacacgacgtggcatggagtcaagcaaattttgaatgtctgtCTGAGGAAGAGTATTCCATATAGTTTGTATGTGTACCCAAAGTTCGTCTGTAGAAGCAGCAGGACGAGGATCACGAGCGAGGCACCGACCAACGAAATGACACACATGTTCAATCGGTGACATATCTGGGGAATacgcaggccaaggaagaagctGTACCTGTCGCAATGCAAGGAAGGATTGAACAGTCCTAGCAATATGAGAACGGGCATTGTCTTGTTGAAATACACCGCCTGGCAAGGCTTGAAAGAAGTGAACAGCTTGGGGCTGTAAAACTTCACTGATGTACCGGTTGTTGTTCAGATTACCCACAATTCGTAGCAATTGAGATCGTCCATGATATgctatggcaccccagaccataactccgggtgttcgtCCACTGTGACTTTCGATAACGCACTCCGGAAGGTGGCGTTCACCGGCATAGCGCCTGACACGAATGCGGCCATCATTGTACCACAAATTAAAGCGGGATTCGTCAGAAAACACGACACGCTGCCAATCAGCACGCCAGTTCCTAAGCTGATTGGCCTATTGTAGCCGCAGGCGGCTATGGTTTAGCGTGGTGATCCTGTATGAAGGAGTATGGTGTATGGTGATCCTGTATAAAGGAGTCCTTGCGCGCAGTCCACGCTGCATTTGACGTCTACGAATTGATGAAGCACACAATGAAACACCAGTAGTTATTGACCACTGTGCTGCCAGTTGTCTAGAGGGAGCCGTACGGTCTGTCAGCACTATACGGATCAGGTGTCGATCATCGCGAGCTGACGTGACATTTCGGGGGCCACTCCCGGATTTCCGAGTTGTCTGACACTCGTCcgtccactgcttccaaacaCGCATCACTGTGCTTCTGTTACGCTGCACACGAGCGGCTACTGCACGATAAGACAATCCAGCTTCACGAAGGCCAATGATTCTCCCTCTTTCAAACTCCCTAAGTTGTTGAAATCTCGCTCTCTTTCGTCGAAGAGGCATAAGTAACGTCTGAGCTAACGTTTACCACTAGCAGATAACCACCGATAACCATAAACGCCTTGCTACAGCCGTCTATTTTATTCGGATCCATCCGCCGTTCAGTGGTCGCCGCTCAGCATACGCATGCGCTACGGgtttgaaattctaatcatttgcatattatgctctactttgcatttcctgaaaatttcagctcactcgCGTAAGTCCTTAATgatgttgcaattttcacaaacatgagtttaataatagtaataaaatggaattttttttcatttttttatactcaATACCTTGACggattatttttgatattttagtattatttagttaaattaagaGGAAAACTGAAAGACATACATCAACTCAATAAAatggctaaaatattttttttctttaatttataatttttgtaccCTTCACGTTTTATCCGATAAAGCAAAATGCGTTTTTAGAAGTTCATTCATCAAAATGATAAGTATTCCGTTTGATTTGGAGTGATATTGTTGATCGAagcaaaatcataataattaaacaaacttCCTGCGCTTCTTATCCCTTTCGCGGAGCTgcaaaaaaatctcttttacaGTATCTATATTAAAGCTAAACAGCATCGGTGCAGATTTAATAGTCATCAACGCTACCTATATAATATCTTATACCTATATTGATATATCTGGTACCTATGGAAACTAGACCAAATACCAAAATATCAGTAGTGCCCACTTCCGAAATTAGTAAAGCATCATTGGAGTCAATAATAGTATGACGAATTCCTACGCTTCTCTATCATTGTTTCTGCTTTTGGCATGCAAGAGTTTTTggcctaaataattttttataacttggtTCAGCTTTTTGCcgttaaaatgattgaaaatcaataattttaaattttttataattgtaataattaagcTAATATCGCATGTTTTTTAAcactgtttaaatatttgtacagATAAAAGCTAATAAACTGCAATATAAtcgataaatttcttttaattttaaacttggcAACAACTGTCGCTGCGTGACTGTGACGTCGTAAGCCCTAAGCATACCTGCTCATTCAGTTTGCATTAACGAAAGATTCAGTACTGGTAGATACGTGTATTTAGAGTTacatgaaagaataataaaacctTTAGGAGAAGATTAAACCTATTATCAAACGGATAGCTTctcataaatagtttaaattcttgaaaa
Encoded here:
- the LOC122268868 gene encoding uncharacterized protein, whose amino-acid sequence is MPLRRKRARFQQLREFERGRIIGLREAGLSYRAVAARVQRNRSTVMRVWKQWTDECQTTRKSGSGPRNVTSARDDRHLIRIVLTDRTAPSRQLAAQWSITTGVSLCASSIRRRQMQRGLRARTPLYRITIHHTPSYRITTLNHSRLRLQ